A genomic segment from Acidobacteriota bacterium encodes:
- a CDS encoding NAD(P)-dependent alcohol dehydrogenase has translation MQASVRYRYGTSEVLELAEIERPAPCDDEILVKVEAASANLGDWEILTGKPLFITAMATLMGPKVRHPVVPSGSRDAARKSGGFFKPRYQILGCDVAGRVEAVGRKVTRFEPGDEIFGMCAFGAFAEYVCIPETATLVEKPGHLTFEQAAALPQATYIAVQSIRDVGGVQPGQKVLINGAGGGAGSLAVQLAKLRGAVVTGVDNGKKLEWMRSIGADHVLDYTREDFTEQGERYDLIVDLVAQRSIRACRRALEPEGTYLVAGGGMMATFKAMLLGLLPAKPGKQKIAFLMAQDKAEDLAFVSELVKAGKVQPLIDKVYPLSEVPEALRSMAEGEALGKVVIAMSSASRAG, from the coding sequence ATGCAGGCCAGTGTTCGCTATCGCTATGGAACGTCCGAGGTTCTCGAGCTCGCAGAAATCGAGCGACCGGCTCCCTGTGACGATGAAATCCTGGTCAAGGTCGAGGCAGCTTCGGCGAATCTGGGCGATTGGGAGATCCTGACCGGGAAGCCGCTCTTCATCACTGCTATGGCGACCTTGATGGGGCCGAAAGTTCGGCATCCGGTGGTGCCCAGCGGGAGCCGAGATGCGGCTCGGAAGTCTGGAGGTTTCTTCAAGCCGAGGTACCAGATCCTGGGGTGCGACGTGGCCGGCCGAGTCGAAGCCGTGGGCCGAAAGGTCACCCGCTTCGAGCCCGGCGACGAGATCTTCGGAATGTGCGCCTTCGGCGCCTTCGCCGAGTACGTGTGCATTCCCGAGACTGCGACCCTGGTCGAGAAGCCTGGTCATCTGACCTTCGAGCAAGCCGCAGCCCTTCCCCAAGCGACCTACATCGCGGTGCAGAGCATCCGTGACGTCGGCGGGGTTCAGCCGGGGCAGAAGGTCTTGATCAATGGCGCCGGAGGCGGAGCCGGCTCCCTGGCGGTGCAGCTCGCCAAGCTGCGCGGAGCCGTGGTGACCGGCGTAGACAATGGAAAGAAGCTCGAATGGATGCGCTCGATCGGCGCCGACCACGTTCTCGACTACACGCGCGAGGACTTTACCGAGCAGGGTGAGCGTTACGACCTGATCGTCGATCTCGTGGCCCAGCGCTCGATCCGCGCCTGCCGCCGGGCGCTCGAGCCCGAGGGGACCTATCTGGTTGCGGGAGGCGGCATGATGGCGACTTTCAAGGCCATGTTGTTGGGACTCCTGCCCGCGAAGCCGGGCAAGCAGAAGATCGCCTTCTTGATGGCGCAAGACAAAGCAGAGGACCTGGCTTTCGTCAGCGAGCTGGTGAAAGCGGGAAAGGTCCAACCGTTGATCGACAAGGTCTATCCTCTCAGCGAGGTTCCGGAAGCCTTGCGGTCGATGGC